The Chlorobaculum sp. MV4-Y genome contains the following window.
GTTCTCGAACGGATCGGCAAGTTCGATCTCTTTTGCAACGGTCACGCCGTCCTTGGTCGAGGTCGGAGCACCGAATTTTTTGTCGATAAGCACGTTGCGACCGGCTGGGCCGAGGGTCACTTTTACGGCATTAGCAAGTTTATCGACGCCAACCTTAAGTTTGGTCCTCGCCTCGGCGTCAAAAAGAATATCTTTAGCAGTCATTGTAAAGCGTTCCTCCTTAAGGATTTAAAAAAACTGTTTGTGAATTGGTCAGCCAAGAATCGCGAAGATATCGGACTCGCGCATGATCAGGTAGTCCTCGCCCTCGACCTGGACTTCGGTGCCAGAGTACTTGCCATAAAGGACCTTGTCGCCAGCGTTCACCTGCATGGTGACAACCTGGCCAGCATCGGAAACCTTGCCCGGACCAACGGCAATGACTTCACCGTACATCGGCTTCTCTTTGCCGGTATCGGGAATGTAGAGGCCACCCTTGGTTTTCTCTTCGGCAGGAGCGGGCTTAACAATAACTCGATCAGCTAATGGTTTCAAGTTCATTGTCTTCTTTCTCGTTTGATTTGGTTAATAGATTGTCTTTTGTCATCATAAATGGTCTGAACGCGGGGTTCAGTCGTTATTAGCACTCAACAAGGGAGAGCGCTAATACAGGGATAATTATAAAAAAAATTTCCGGGGCGCAAATATTTTTTTATCCTGAAGCACCTTGAAACCCTGAAA
Protein-coding sequences here:
- the groES gene encoding co-chaperone GroES; the encoded protein is MNLKPLADRVIVKPAPAEEKTKGGLYIPDTGKEKPMYGEVIAVGPGKVSDAGQVVTMQVNAGDKVLYGKYSGTEVQVEGEDYLIMRESDIFAILG